In one Gimesia sp. genomic region, the following are encoded:
- a CDS encoding purine-nucleoside phosphorylase, whose protein sequence is MQGLVEQVNDAIEFLNTRISQKPRIGLILGTGLGDFTKQIEQDVTIPYQEIPHFPRSTVESHAGQLVFGSLDGKPLVAMEGRFHFYEGYSMKEVTFPVRVMQALGVDTLIVTNASGGMNPQYRLADIMIIEDQINLMGDNPLRGVNDDRLGIRFPDMSAPYDQELIKVAEQTALELQIRTQTGVFVAVAGPNLETRAEYRMLRLMGADCVGMSTVPECIVANHASIRVLGLSVVTDLCLPDALEPVDISKILAVAAEGGAKLARLVPRIIEQI, encoded by the coding sequence ATGCAGGGATTGGTTGAACAAGTCAACGATGCCATCGAATTTCTCAATACCCGGATCAGTCAAAAACCTCGCATCGGTCTGATTCTGGGTACCGGCCTGGGCGACTTCACCAAACAGATCGAACAGGACGTCACCATTCCTTACCAGGAAATCCCACACTTCCCACGTTCGACAGTTGAATCGCATGCCGGGCAACTGGTGTTCGGGAGTCTGGATGGAAAGCCGCTGGTGGCGATGGAAGGCCGCTTTCATTTCTATGAAGGCTACTCGATGAAGGAAGTCACCTTCCCGGTCCGCGTGATGCAGGCTCTGGGAGTGGACACACTGATCGTGACCAACGCATCCGGCGGAATGAATCCTCAGTACCGGCTGGCTGACATCATGATCATCGAAGATCAGATCAACCTGATGGGTGACAATCCTCTGCGGGGTGTGAACGATGACCGGCTGGGCATTCGCTTTCCGGACATGTCTGCTCCCTACGATCAGGAATTGATCAAGGTCGCCGAGCAGACGGCACTGGAACTGCAGATCCGTACGCAGACCGGTGTCTTTGTGGCTGTCGCGGGTCCGAACCTGGAAACGCGGGCTGAATACCGGATGCTGCGGTTGATGGGAGCGGACTGTGTCGGTATGTCAACTGTGCCGGAATGCATCGTGGCTAATCATGCATCGATACGGGTGCTGGGATTGTCCGTTGTGACAGACCTGTGTCTGCCCGATGCCCTGGAGCCGGTCGACATCAGCAAGATTCTGGCTGTGGCTGCAGAGGGTGGCGCAAAACTCGCCCGATTGGTTCCACGGATTATTGAACAGATCTAG
- a CDS encoding TIGR04283 family arsenosugar biosynthesis glycosyltransferase — protein MDSAAALSVVIPILQGDTSWRELLPDLSAFPESTEFLFVSNGPPPADWEALLQAFPLRQQCRWQQTAIGRAVQMNQGAALAQKPILLFLHADSRLSARSVEKLFESLQKAPQAVYYFNLRFEDQSFFLMHANRWGVWLRSHLLGMPFGDQGLCLEKEAFHSLCGFDETAAYGEDHLLVWKARQAGLQLKCTGADIATSARKYRERGWLKVTLQHLWLTACQATPQFYLLMKARIRAWFHGKAQSPSL, from the coding sequence ATGGATTCTGCAGCAGCGCTCTCCGTCGTGATCCCGATCCTCCAGGGGGATACATCCTGGCGTGAACTGCTGCCCGATTTGAGTGCGTTTCCGGAATCGACCGAGTTTCTGTTCGTCTCGAATGGACCTCCGCCTGCTGACTGGGAGGCACTACTGCAGGCATTCCCACTCCGGCAGCAATGTCGCTGGCAGCAGACAGCAATCGGCCGAGCGGTGCAGATGAACCAGGGAGCCGCGCTGGCTCAAAAGCCCATTCTGCTGTTCCTGCACGCCGATTCACGTCTCTCTGCTCGTAGCGTTGAGAAACTGTTCGAGTCCCTGCAAAAGGCCCCTCAGGCGGTGTATTATTTTAATCTGCGGTTTGAGGATCAGAGTTTTTTTCTGATGCACGCCAATCGCTGGGGTGTCTGGCTTCGCTCGCATCTTCTGGGGATGCCCTTTGGAGATCAGGGGCTTTGCCTGGAGAAGGAAGCCTTTCATTCGCTGTGCGGATTTGACGAAACAGCGGCCTATGGTGAAGATCATCTGCTGGTCTGGAAAGCCCGTCAGGCGGGACTGCAACTGAAATGCACGGGGGCAGACATTGCCACGAGCGCCCGTAAATATCGGGAGCGGGGCTGGCTCAAGGTCACACTCCAGCACCTCTGGCTCACGGCCTGCCAGGCGACACCCCAATTCTATTTACTGATGAAAGCACGGATTCGAGCATGGTTTCACGGCAAGGCGCAATCGCCGTCTTTGTAA
- the arsS gene encoding arsenosugar biosynthesis radical SAM (seleno)protein ArsS (Some members of this family are selenoproteins.) produces the protein MPSLTLLRQQSKLADPREQLKILAAQDQVPTFDAQLETHQLPLLQAQTLETLQVNLGRLCNMTCEHCHVDAGPDRREIMQIENVEHCLRALAHPGFQTLDLTGGAPEMNPHFRLMVRRGREMGKRIIDRCNLTILLAPGYRDLPEFLAEHEVEIVASLPCYLEENTDAQRGDGAFQKSIQALKRLNEVGYGAPESPLKLTLVFNPVGHSLPPDQGQLESAYREQLRSRFGIEFTNLITITNMPISRYLSELVAQERLEEYMSRLIQAFNPETVPGVMCRSLISVDWEGYLYDCDFNQMLALPVSPPRQRHIRDFDYGSLEKRPIVTQRHCFGCTAGAGSSCGGALNPG, from the coding sequence ATGCCTTCACTCACCCTGTTGCGACAACAGAGCAAACTGGCTGATCCCCGTGAGCAGTTAAAGATTCTCGCTGCTCAGGACCAGGTGCCCACGTTTGATGCGCAGCTTGAAACGCATCAACTTCCTCTGTTACAGGCCCAGACTCTTGAAACGCTGCAGGTCAACCTCGGGCGATTGTGCAATATGACGTGCGAGCACTGTCATGTGGACGCAGGTCCAGATCGCAGGGAGATTATGCAGATTGAGAATGTCGAGCACTGTCTGCGCGCCCTGGCACATCCCGGCTTTCAGACCCTGGATCTGACGGGGGGCGCCCCGGAGATGAATCCCCATTTTCGGCTGATGGTCAGACGGGGACGCGAGATGGGCAAGCGGATCATTGATCGCTGCAATCTGACCATTCTGCTCGCTCCGGGCTATCGGGATCTGCCGGAATTCCTGGCGGAGCACGAAGTCGAGATTGTTGCTTCCCTGCCCTGCTACCTGGAAGAGAATACCGATGCCCAGCGGGGCGATGGTGCGTTTCAGAAATCGATCCAGGCCCTGAAACGCCTCAATGAAGTGGGTTATGGGGCTCCCGAATCCCCCCTGAAACTCACACTGGTCTTTAACCCGGTGGGTCACTCCCTGCCCCCCGATCAGGGACAGCTCGAATCTGCCTATCGAGAGCAACTGCGATCGCGGTTTGGCATCGAGTTTACGAACCTGATTACAATCACCAACATGCCCATCAGCCGTTATTTAAGTGAGTTGGTTGCACAGGAGCGACTGGAAGAGTATATGTCGCGGCTCATCCAGGCATTTAACCCGGAGACCGTCCCGGGGGTCATGTGTCGCTCGCTGATCTCGGTCGACTGGGAGGGTTATCTCTACGACTGTGATTTCAACCAGATGCTTGCGCTTCCCGTCTCACCGCCCCGACAGAGACATATCCGAGATTTTGATTATGGATCTCTGGAGAAACGCCCCATCGTGACTCAGCGGCACTGTTTTGGCTGTACGGCCGGGGCGGGATCGAGCTGTGGCGGGGCTCTGAATCCGGGCTGA
- a CDS encoding sulfite exporter TauE/SafE family protein: MFSDPQLWLFVLVAVFCSALIQGIIGFGYAIVAMAVLPLLLNFREANLLVAYSIVLPVIWTFWAYRRHSNLKLLAGAIIGSLVGLPLGLLTFTLIDLDYLVRGTGLVILLIVVDGFFQKPVHVEGGPQKASSVWSTFAGFCSGFLAGSTSIAGPPIVIYAIRQPWTQEQYKGFIFGFFIMISISRAIGLALMGFATLPVLVTTAVIVPFVFLGTKLGLMLGPKINPVLFKRCLLLLLAVSSLYMLIQGKPAVPTEDEPPMVEIIEPGDGQPKIQTFPEKSSP, encoded by the coding sequence ATGTTTTCTGATCCACAGTTGTGGTTATTCGTCCTCGTTGCTGTTTTCTGTTCTGCATTGATCCAGGGAATTATTGGCTTCGGTTATGCCATCGTAGCGATGGCGGTGCTGCCTCTGTTACTCAATTTTCGCGAAGCCAATCTGCTCGTGGCTTACAGTATTGTGCTGCCGGTAATTTGGACGTTCTGGGCTTACCGCAGGCATTCGAACCTGAAACTGCTGGCGGGAGCCATCATCGGTTCGCTGGTGGGACTCCCCCTGGGTCTGCTGACGTTCACCCTGATCGATCTGGATTACCTGGTGCGGGGCACCGGGCTGGTGATCCTGCTGATTGTGGTTGACGGTTTCTTTCAAAAGCCGGTGCATGTTGAAGGAGGGCCGCAGAAAGCCTCTTCGGTCTGGAGCACATTCGCCGGGTTCTGCAGCGGTTTCCTGGCGGGATCGACGAGTATCGCGGGGCCGCCGATCGTGATCTATGCGATTCGTCAGCCGTGGACGCAGGAACAATACAAGGGATTCATCTTCGGCTTCTTCATCATGATTTCCATTTCGCGGGCCATCGGTCTGGCTCTGATGGGCTTCGCCACACTGCCCGTGCTGGTGACGACCGCGGTGATTGTGCCCTTTGTTTTTCTGGGAACCAAACTGGGCCTGATGCTGGGGCCTAAAATCAACCCGGTATTGTTTAAGCGGTGCCTGCTCTTACTGCTGGCGGTCAGTTCGCTGTATATGCTTATCCAGGGCAAGCCGGCGGTTCCTACGGAAGATGAACCTCCGATGGTGGAAATCATCGAACCGGGCGATGGACAACCGAAAATTCAGACCTTCCCGGAAAAATCGTCTCCCTGA
- a CDS encoding TIGR04282 family arsenosugar biosynthesis glycosyltransferase, whose product MVSRQGAIAVFVKTPGYSPLKTRLAADIGQQSAEQFHTSSARAVQAVVAAVSKERQVVPYWAVAEPTACDAPLWNDFTTIPQGAGGLGDRLAHINQRLLEQHAFVIFLGADAPQLSREIMLEAIEILDQSVAPPRFVLGPAADGGFYLFGTRVCLDKQLWNSVPYSVNETSSALCERLQLLGAVHQLPRLTDVDTVTDLPALIQELLQLETRLPAQQQLLEWLQGDDFSGKV is encoded by the coding sequence ATGGTTTCACGGCAAGGCGCAATCGCCGTCTTTGTAAAGACCCCGGGTTATTCCCCGTTAAAAACGAGGTTGGCAGCCGACATCGGGCAGCAGTCAGCCGAGCAGTTTCATACAAGTTCTGCCCGGGCGGTGCAGGCAGTGGTAGCTGCCGTCTCAAAGGAGAGGCAGGTTGTTCCTTACTGGGCGGTCGCGGAACCGACGGCTTGCGACGCGCCCCTCTGGAACGATTTCACAACCATCCCTCAGGGGGCAGGGGGGCTGGGAGACAGACTGGCCCACATCAATCAGCGCTTGCTGGAGCAGCACGCGTTCGTGATTTTTCTCGGTGCAGATGCGCCGCAGTTGTCGCGCGAGATCATGCTGGAGGCAATTGAGATTCTCGACCAGTCTGTAGCACCGCCCCGGTTCGTCCTGGGACCTGCCGCAGATGGGGGCTTCTATCTGTTTGGGACGCGTGTCTGCCTGGACAAACAACTCTGGAACAGTGTGCCTTACAGCGTTAACGAGACCTCGTCAGCGCTTTGTGAGCGGCTGCAACTTTTGGGGGCCGTGCATCAACTGCCCCGGTTGACCGATGTGGATACGGTTACAGACCTGCCTGCGCTCATTCAGGAACTACTGCAGCTGGAAACACGGTTGCCTGCCCAGCAGCAGCTGCTGGAGTGGCTTCAGGGAGACGATTTTTCCGGGAAGGTCTGA
- a CDS encoding hydroxyacid dehydrogenase, with the protein MSNVLVTENIQGASMNDLMKDLDVEFDAYLWQNVNLLKQKIGDAQALIVRNQTKVNQELIDAAPNLKIIARAGAGLDNVDTAYAKEKGIVVSYTPDANSLSVAELTLGLMLALLRKIPEARQDTLTGGWNRIKFTGTELNGKTLGLIGMGRIGTLTATRARAFGMNIIAADPYLAADAPHLKELNGKLVSLDELLAQADVITCHSPLTPDTRRMLTYQHFSKMKPTACFINTSRGEVVDERGLTQALLEHKLAGAALDVREVEPPHQSALNQLENVILTPHIAAFTLEAQERVVDAVCEDVRLVLSGKPAVNVFQS; encoded by the coding sequence ATGAGCAATGTGCTGGTGACCGAAAATATTCAAGGGGCATCCATGAACGATCTGATGAAAGATCTGGATGTCGAATTTGACGCCTACCTCTGGCAGAACGTCAATCTGCTGAAGCAGAAAATTGGAGATGCCCAGGCACTGATTGTCAGGAATCAGACGAAAGTCAACCAGGAGCTGATTGATGCAGCCCCCAACCTGAAAATCATTGCCCGGGCCGGTGCCGGTCTGGATAACGTCGATACCGCCTACGCGAAAGAGAAAGGCATCGTCGTCAGTTACACGCCCGATGCGAACTCACTCTCTGTGGCGGAGCTGACGTTGGGATTGATGCTGGCCCTGCTCCGCAAGATTCCCGAAGCACGACAGGACACACTGACCGGCGGGTGGAACCGGATCAAATTCACCGGCACCGAACTGAACGGCAAAACGCTGGGGCTGATCGGCATGGGGCGGATTGGCACGCTGACTGCGACACGAGCCCGGGCCTTCGGTATGAACATCATCGCCGCCGACCCGTATCTTGCTGCCGACGCACCGCATTTGAAAGAGCTCAACGGCAAACTGGTTTCACTCGATGAGCTGCTGGCACAGGCGGATGTGATTACCTGTCACAGCCCGCTGACACCCGATACGCGCAGAATGCTGACCTATCAGCATTTCAGCAAAATGAAACCGACGGCCTGTTTCATCAATACCTCGCGGGGAGAAGTCGTCGACGAACGGGGACTGACCCAGGCGTTGCTGGAACATAAGCTGGCCGGTGCGGCCCTGGACGTGCGGGAAGTGGAACCTCCCCACCAGAGCGCCCTGAATCAACTGGAGAACGTGATCTTAACACCGCATATCGCCGCCTTCACCCTGGAAGCTCAGGAGCGGGTGGTAGACGCGGTCTGCGAAGACGTCCGACTTGTACTGAGCGGCAAACCGGCCGTCAATGTTTTTCAATCTTAA
- a CDS encoding MFS transporter encodes MQDELKEDKWYHGISRYQWLVLIIASLGWVFDVFEGQIFVASMNEAMPSLIRVEPLSGEELQNPQKVEAHEKEISGRKALYNNIALGAFLIGGALGGIAFGALSDRIGRKKTMSLTILFYSFFTCLSALSQEWWQLAGFRFLVALGVGGEWAVASTLVAETFPPKARARVGSIFHASSVLGTYLAILAGAFIIGNESIQAYAKEAGMESMPWRIGFALGVVPSFLIIWIRRSMHEPESWRQAQEASREGGGKKMGSIADLVLPEYVRGTCIGVLLAAIGLATFWGVHIYGKNAFLNAVQADYLAEQFPGQTEISPDESKAYLETIKAPLKRWEMLGMFLATTGGGLGLLAFGPICEWVGRRGAFFLFHVGGLISSLLLFQVFHNATVIGCFLPVFGFLTLGMHAGYAIYFPELYPTRMRGTGTGFCFNAGRILAAPILFIGGWMQKDWGYSLAQTATILSMLYIVGAILPYFARETKGSELLE; translated from the coding sequence ATGCAAGACGAACTCAAAGAAGACAAATGGTATCACGGCATTTCCCGTTACCAGTGGCTGGTGTTGATTATTGCCTCGCTGGGCTGGGTCTTCGATGTGTTCGAAGGTCAGATCTTCGTCGCCAGCATGAACGAAGCGATGCCTTCGCTGATCCGGGTTGAGCCGTTAAGTGGGGAGGAACTCCAGAATCCCCAGAAAGTAGAGGCACACGAGAAAGAGATCTCGGGACGCAAGGCACTCTATAACAATATCGCACTCGGCGCCTTCCTGATCGGTGGTGCGCTGGGGGGAATTGCCTTTGGCGCTTTGAGCGACCGCATCGGCCGTAAAAAGACGATGTCGCTGACGATTCTATTCTATTCGTTCTTTACCTGTCTCTCGGCGCTGTCACAGGAATGGTGGCAGTTGGCCGGGTTCCGCTTTCTGGTGGCCCTCGGTGTGGGGGGCGAGTGGGCGGTGGCGAGTACCCTCGTTGCGGAGACCTTTCCCCCGAAAGCACGCGCCCGTGTGGGGAGTATCTTTCACGCCTCCAGTGTGCTGGGAACCTACCTCGCGATTCTGGCGGGGGCCTTTATCATCGGGAATGAAAGTATTCAGGCCTATGCCAAAGAAGCCGGCATGGAAAGCATGCCCTGGCGGATTGGCTTTGCACTCGGGGTCGTGCCTTCATTTCTGATCATCTGGATCCGTCGTTCGATGCACGAGCCGGAATCCTGGCGGCAGGCACAAGAGGCCTCCCGCGAAGGTGGCGGCAAAAAGATGGGTTCCATCGCGGACCTGGTGTTACCCGAGTACGTCAGGGGAACCTGCATCGGCGTGCTGCTGGCTGCGATCGGGCTGGCCACGTTCTGGGGTGTGCACATCTATGGAAAGAATGCGTTTTTGAATGCCGTTCAGGCGGACTACCTGGCCGAACAGTTCCCCGGACAGACTGAAATCTCTCCCGATGAAAGTAAAGCGTACCTGGAAACGATCAAGGCGCCCCTCAAACGCTGGGAGATGCTGGGAATGTTCCTGGCGACAACTGGCGGTGGACTGGGGCTGCTGGCATTCGGACCGATCTGCGAATGGGTCGGACGCCGGGGGGCATTTTTCCTGTTTCATGTGGGCGGGCTGATCAGTTCCTTACTGCTGTTCCAGGTATTTCATAATGCAACCGTGATTGGCTGCTTCCTGCCCGTGTTTGGTTTTCTGACACTCGGCATGCACGCCGGTTATGCGATTTACTTCCCCGAACTTTATCCCACCCGTATGCGGGGCACCGGCACCGGCTTCTGCTTTAATGCCGGTCGTATCCTGGCCGCACCGATCCTGTTCATCGGGGGCTGGATGCAAAAGGACTGGGGCTATTCACTGGCACAGACAGCAACAATTCTGAGCATGCTGTATATCGTCGGTGCGATTCTGCCCTACTTTGCCCGTGAAACCAAAGGCAGCGAGTTGCTGGAATAG
- a CDS encoding NAD-dependent epimerase/dehydratase family protein translates to MSQILVTGAAGFIGFHVTSQLLAQGHQVTGIDNLNSHYSVQLKQDRLQVLQKSDQFEFAEIDLVDVAAFDQLFEQQQFDKVIHLAAEVGVRNSLLKPLEYVQSNVVGFVNLLEHCRKGQVQHLVYASSSSVYGANKKTPYATHDPVDHPVSLYAATKRADELIAHSYSHLYDLPTTGLRFFTVYGPWGRPDMAVHIFTKAILEGTPIRVFNHGNLKRDFTYVDDIVTGVLGVLEQIPEHSTFAAEFTPQEQDRQTEAPYRLYNIGNHQPVDLSRLIEVIEQRVGKPAIRENYPMQPGDVLETYADISELQQATGFAPATPIEAGIDRFVEWYLSYYGTPQG, encoded by the coding sequence ATGAGTCAGATTCTGGTGACAGGTGCGGCTGGATTCATCGGATTCCACGTCACTTCTCAACTGCTCGCGCAGGGCCATCAGGTTACGGGCATCGATAACCTCAACAGTCACTATTCAGTGCAGTTGAAGCAGGACCGTCTCCAGGTCTTACAGAAGTCCGATCAGTTCGAGTTCGCTGAAATTGACCTGGTCGACGTTGCCGCCTTTGATCAACTGTTTGAGCAGCAGCAGTTTGATAAGGTGATTCATCTGGCGGCAGAAGTAGGGGTCCGTAATTCCCTGCTCAAACCGCTGGAGTATGTTCAGAGTAATGTAGTCGGGTTTGTGAATCTGCTCGAGCATTGTCGTAAAGGTCAGGTGCAGCACCTGGTCTATGCCTCGTCCAGCTCGGTCTATGGTGCGAATAAAAAGACGCCGTATGCCACGCACGACCCGGTTGACCATCCGGTAAGTCTGTATGCCGCTACCAAGCGGGCTGATGAACTCATCGCTCACAGTTACAGTCATCTGTATGATCTGCCCACAACCGGCCTGCGGTTCTTCACTGTTTACGGACCCTGGGGCCGTCCCGACATGGCGGTGCACATTTTCACGAAGGCCATTCTGGAAGGCACACCGATCAGGGTTTTCAATCACGGGAACCTGAAACGCGATTTCACCTATGTTGATGATATCGTGACCGGTGTCCTGGGCGTACTCGAACAGATTCCGGAACACAGCACATTTGCAGCCGAGTTCACTCCCCAGGAACAGGACCGGCAGACCGAAGCCCCTTACCGACTGTATAACATTGGTAATCACCAGCCGGTCGACCTGTCGCGTCTCATCGAAGTAATTGAGCAGCGTGTAGGGAAACCGGCGATTCGTGAAAATTACCCGATGCAGCCCGGCGATGTTCTGGAGACCTACGCTGATATTTCTGAGCTGCAGCAGGCAACCGGTTTCGCCCCTGCGACTCCCATTGAAGCAGGCATCGATCGCTTCGTGGAATGGTACCTGTCCTATTATGGCACTCCACAGGGATAG
- a CDS encoding methyltransferase domain-containing protein — MNSVNTRQQSTEEASVYNRYASAAQEREQSLCCPVQYNPAYLSIIPEEILEKDYGCGDPSPYISPGDTVLDLGSGGGKICYIASQIVGPEGRVIGVDCNAEMLALARKYQQPVAEELGYANVEFRCGLIQDLQLDLDLLNQELAHSPIDSQARWLELRDLEQRLRSESPLIADESVDCVVSNCVLNLVREADRAQLLQEVFRVLKRGGKAVISDIVCDEDVPQEMRDDPTLWSGCISGAFREDAFLAAFEAAGFHGMEILKREEQPWQTVNGIEFRSVTVSAYKGKQGPCLERNQALIYRGPFKKVEDDDGHLYFRGQRIAVCDKTFNLLQQAPYTGQFLPVEPYQAIPLEQATEMDCRRNAIRDPQETKGKNYNLTSQILDSCCTPDSGCC; from the coding sequence ATGAACTCAGTTAACACGCGACAGCAGTCAACCGAAGAGGCCTCGGTTTACAATCGCTATGCCAGTGCCGCCCAGGAACGCGAGCAATCACTCTGCTGTCCGGTACAATACAACCCCGCCTACCTGTCGATCATCCCGGAAGAAATTCTCGAAAAAGATTACGGCTGCGGAGATCCGTCACCCTACATTTCTCCGGGTGACACGGTCCTCGACCTGGGATCGGGGGGCGGTAAGATCTGTTATATCGCTTCCCAGATTGTCGGCCCGGAGGGACGGGTAATCGGCGTGGACTGTAATGCAGAAATGCTGGCGCTGGCGCGAAAGTATCAGCAGCCGGTCGCTGAAGAACTGGGATATGCAAACGTGGAATTTCGCTGCGGCCTGATTCAGGATCTGCAGCTGGACCTCGACCTGCTTAACCAGGAACTGGCCCACAGCCCCATCGACAGTCAGGCACGCTGGCTGGAACTGCGTGACCTGGAACAGCGACTGCGCAGTGAATCGCCCCTGATCGCGGACGAGAGCGTCGACTGTGTCGTCTCCAACTGCGTGTTGAACCTGGTGCGGGAAGCGGACCGGGCTCAGTTGCTGCAGGAAGTCTTTCGGGTATTGAAGCGGGGCGGGAAAGCGGTCATCAGCGATATCGTCTGCGATGAAGATGTGCCCCAGGAGATGCGGGATGATCCGACGCTCTGGTCGGGTTGCATCTCGGGCGCGTTTCGGGAAGATGCATTTCTGGCGGCCTTCGAAGCAGCCGGCTTCCACGGGATGGAAATTCTCAAACGCGAAGAGCAGCCCTGGCAGACCGTCAACGGAATTGAGTTCCGTTCGGTCACCGTCTCTGCTTATAAAGGCAAACAGGGGCCCTGCCTCGAGCGTAATCAGGCTTTGATTTATCGCGGGCCGTTCAAAAAAGTGGAAGACGACGACGGGCACCTCTACTTCCGCGGACAGCGGATCGCGGTCTGCGACAAAACATTCAACCTGTTGCAGCAGGCCCCTTATACGGGACAGTTCCTGCCGGTGGAACCGTACCAGGCTATTCCACTGGAACAGGCGACCGAGATGGATTGCCGACGGAATGCCATCCGGGATCCACAGGAAACCAAGGGTAAGAATTATAATCTGACCAGCCAGATTCTGGACTCCTGCTGCACTCCGGACAGTGGCTGCTGCTGA
- a CDS encoding threonine synthase: MQDALPESPTFVTHLECGMEHDQYEADQLHGLSKAGKPLLVKYDLDGIKQSVSKADLAARPATLWRYREFLPVRKSENIVSLGEIHTPLIPVPRLQGGQGQVWIKDEGRLPTGSFKARGLCMAVSMAKELGVTKVAMPTNGNAGAALAAYGTRAGMKSYIFCPGDTPEINVREIAAQGANVWRVNGLINDCGKIVGEGKEKVGWFDFSTLKEPYRIEGKKTMGLELADQMGWEVPDVIFYPTGGGTGLIGMWKAFNELKQMGWLTGKLPRMVAVQASGCAPMVKAYEAGEEHAPLWENAHTIAAGIRVPIAVGDFLILRAVRESNGFATAVDDDKISAALDECSQKEGFLMCPEGAATYAAYKQELASGRVSPDESAVLFNCATGLKYPLPPADQSIDINEPVDYSMFD; this comes from the coding sequence ATGCAAGACGCTTTACCCGAGTCTCCCACGTTTGTCACCCACCTTGAATGTGGCATGGAACATGATCAATACGAAGCCGACCAGTTGCACGGTCTGTCCAAGGCAGGCAAGCCCCTGCTGGTGAAATACGATCTGGACGGCATCAAGCAGTCGGTCAGTAAGGCAGACCTGGCAGCCCGGCCGGCGACTCTCTGGCGGTATCGCGAATTCCTGCCGGTTCGCAAATCGGAAAACATTGTCAGCCTGGGCGAAATTCATACACCACTAATTCCCGTACCACGTCTGCAGGGAGGACAGGGGCAGGTCTGGATCAAAGACGAAGGTCGTCTGCCCACTGGTTCGTTCAAAGCCCGCGGTCTGTGCATGGCAGTCTCGATGGCCAAAGAACTGGGCGTCACCAAAGTCGCAATGCCTACCAACGGGAACGCGGGTGCCGCACTGGCCGCCTATGGTACCCGGGCCGGAATGAAGTCTTACATCTTCTGTCCTGGTGATACTCCGGAAATCAATGTCCGTGAAATCGCCGCCCAGGGGGCGAACGTCTGGCGGGTGAATGGACTGATCAATGACTGCGGTAAAATTGTGGGCGAAGGGAAAGAGAAAGTCGGCTGGTTCGACTTCTCGACACTCAAAGAACCCTACCGCATCGAAGGTAAAAAAACGATGGGCCTGGAACTGGCCGATCAGATGGGCTGGGAAGTCCCCGATGTGATCTTCTACCCGACCGGCGGCGGTACGGGTCTGATCGGCATGTGGAAGGCCTTTAACGAACTCAAACAGATGGGCTGGCTGACCGGTAAACTGCCTCGCATGGTGGCCGTCCAGGCATCCGGCTGTGCCCCGATGGTCAAGGCCTACGAAGCGGGTGAAGAACACGCCCCGCTCTGGGAGAATGCCCATACAATTGCTGCGGGGATTCGGGTTCCCATCGCCGTTGGTGACTTCCTGATTCTGCGTGCAGTCCGGGAAAGCAACGGGTTTGCGACCGCCGTCGACGATGACAAAATTTCAGCCGCCCTCGACGAATGTTCGCAGAAGGAAGGCTTCCTGATGTGTCCCGAAGGGGCTGCCACCTATGCCGCCTACAAACAGGAACTGGCATCCGGCCGGGTCAGCCCGGACGAGAGTGCAGTCCTGTTTAACTGTGCGACCGGATTGAAATACCCACTGCCTCCCGCAGACCAGTCAATCGATATCAACGAGCCCGTTGACTACTCGATGTTTGACTAA